In one window of Mytilus trossulus isolate FHL-02 chromosome 7, PNRI_Mtr1.1.1.hap1, whole genome shotgun sequence DNA:
- the LOC134726527 gene encoding uncharacterized protein LOC134726527, which produces MVKIYEPGGHGNSFIAGSPSQQEVQRDEVCSEFQNAKDHQVENIKDVGQPTVVEININKQYQTDLFRVGCMIYSNDDFLWISSGTDGVLQRVKPEGTKLNILSSFNISVYGMAITQSNNLLVSTGDSRLKQFSKNTGTLSDTVYIVSPFRSTDFYITRDNKVLAGCVNEDFPKQGRRVIMLMDQNGECESVYEHDQHKQPIFTYPWSITHTSNGNIHVVDRVSDKGGRVEVLGQDGALINIYTGDTEINKGRQFYPTDIVTTPRDNVIVADINTDTLHILNNAGLLITYYNTSNINIMLPYSLAFSPTGQLYIGCTRTKGNTTKENRIYEVTISRC; this is translated from the exons ATGGTTAAGATTTATGAACCAGG AGGTCATGGTAACAGTTTTATTGCTGGTTCTCCCAGTCAGCAAGAAGTACAAAG AGATGAAGTCTGTTCAGAATTCCAAAATGCCAAGGATCATCAGGTAGAAAATATCAAAGATGTAGGACAACCTACTGTtgtagaaataaatataaacaaacaatatcagACTGATCTTTTTCGAGTAGGTTGTATGATTTACAGTAATGATGATTTTCTGTGGATAAGTAGTGGAACAGATGGAGTATTACAGAGAGTAAAACCTGAAGGAACCAAACTGAACATACTATCAAGCTTTAATATCAGTGTTTATGGCATGGCTATTACTCAATCAAATAATCTACTTGTTTCTACAGGGGATTCAAGATTAAAACAATTCAGTAAAAATACAGGGACACTTTCAGACACAGTATATATTGTGTCACCATTCCGTTCTACAGACTTCTATATCACAAGGGACAATAAAGTTCTAGCAGGATGTGTCAATGAAGACTTCCCTAAACAAGGTAGAAGAGTTATAATGCTAATGGATCAGAATGGAGAATGTGAAAGTGTGTATGAACATGATCAACATAAACAACCTATATTCACCTATCCTTGGAGTATAACACATACTAGTAATGGGAATATTCATGTGGTGGATCGTGTAAGTGACAAAGGAGGCAGAGTAGAAGTGTTAGGACAGGATGGAGCTTTAATTAATATCTACACGGGAGATACAGAGATCAACAAAGGCAGACAATTCTATCCAACAGACATAGTAACAACCCCTAGAGACAATGTAATTGTTGCTGACATAAATACGGACACACTTCATATCTTAAACAATGCTGGCCTGCTCATTACTTATTATAATACAAGTAACATAAACATAATGCTACCGTATTCTCTTGCATTCTCTCCAACAGGACAACTATACATAGGATGTACCAGAACAAAAGGCAACACAACCAAGGAGAACAGGATATATGAAGTTACCATATCAAGATGTTAA